One Paraburkholderia caffeinilytica DNA segment encodes these proteins:
- a CDS encoding sigma-54 interaction domain-containing protein translates to MNYSLNHVLPDRPAIARTEVPPLLTMPDKRTLTTSIRATAQVFSDPQSLALLERIRMVAPSDANVLVIGETGTGKELVARHVHNLSARKDGPFVAVNCGAFSESLVESELFGHEKGAFTGAFCAKPGWFEAANGGTLFLDEIGDLPLSMQVKLLRVLQEREIVRLGSRRSIPIDVRVLAATNVHLQDAVAAGHFREDLFYRLNVVHLAVPTLRDRPGDILPLARYFIEEYRNRLGYGPVDIEPRAERKLLEHGWPGNIRELENVIHYALLVCRSDSLGEGDLQMSSFGVHAARRAASEPVASTPLEGLEGALRHLFDHAEGNLFEQIEDTVMRVAFDFCYRNQIQAARLLGISRNVLRARLIRAKQISAQK, encoded by the coding sequence ATGAACTATTCACTCAATCACGTGTTACCAGACCGGCCTGCCATCGCGCGAACGGAAGTGCCGCCTTTGCTGACAATGCCCGACAAGCGCACCTTGACCACCTCGATTCGCGCGACCGCACAGGTTTTCTCGGACCCGCAATCGCTGGCGTTGCTCGAACGCATTCGCATGGTGGCGCCGAGCGACGCCAACGTGCTCGTGATCGGCGAGACCGGGACGGGCAAGGAGCTGGTCGCACGTCATGTGCATAATCTGAGTGCTCGCAAGGACGGCCCGTTTGTAGCGGTCAATTGCGGGGCGTTCTCCGAGTCGCTGGTGGAGAGCGAATTGTTCGGCCACGAGAAAGGCGCGTTCACCGGCGCGTTCTGCGCCAAACCCGGCTGGTTCGAAGCGGCCAATGGCGGGACGCTGTTTCTGGACGAGATAGGCGACCTGCCGCTGTCGATGCAGGTGAAACTGCTGCGCGTATTGCAGGAACGCGAGATCGTGAGGCTCGGCTCGCGCAGGAGCATTCCCATCGACGTGCGCGTGCTGGCGGCCACCAATGTGCATCTGCAGGACGCCGTGGCGGCGGGCCATTTCCGCGAGGATCTGTTCTATCGGCTGAACGTCGTGCATCTGGCGGTGCCGACGCTGCGCGATCGACCCGGCGATATATTGCCGCTGGCCCGATATTTCATCGAGGAGTACCGGAACCGGCTGGGCTACGGCCCCGTCGACATCGAGCCGCGCGCGGAGCGAAAGTTGCTGGAGCATGGTTGGCCCGGCAATATCCGTGAACTCGAGAACGTCATCCACTATGCGTTGCTGGTGTGCCGCAGCGATTCGCTGGGCGAGGGCGATTTGCAGATGTCGTCGTTCGGGGTTCATGCCGCGCGACGAGCGGCCAGTGAACCTGTTGCGTCCACACCGTTGGAAGGGCTGGAGGGAGCGTTGCGCCATCTGTTCGATCACGCGGAAGGCAACCTGTTCGAACAGATCGAAGACACGGTGATGCGCGTGGCGTTCGACTTCTGCTACCGGAATCAGATTCAGGCGGCGAGGTTGCTGGGCATTAGTCGCAATGTGTTGCGGGCACGGTTGATCCGGGCGAAGCAGATTTCCGCGCAGAAGTAG
- a CDS encoding acyl-CoA dehydrogenase family protein — translation MTSENQREKLPLSYGTDYEQLAARFRPIFTRIAEGALERERTRALPYEQIAWLKEAGFGAVRVPREYGGAGASLPQLVQLLIELAEADSSLPQALRGHFAFVEDRINAAPGAAREKWLQRFVAGEIVGNAWTEVGAVKIGDVITRVSRNDNQWVVNGTKYYSTGSIFADWIDVYAQRDDNGADVIAAVSTHQPGVKQSDDWDGFGQRTTGSGTSVFENAVVEEEDIIDFSTRFKYQTAFYQLVLIAVIAGTGRAALRDISHEVRKRTRVYSHGNAPRVSEDAQVQQVVGQIAARVYAAEAAAVRAAEPSQRAYETRFGADRDAEHAANVAAEIESAKAQVAVAGLILQATTDLFNALGASGTSENKLLDRHWRNARTAASHNPLIYKERIVGDWEINGKEPPFVWQIGNSRTAA, via the coding sequence ATGACATCAGAAAACCAGCGTGAAAAATTGCCACTTTCATACGGCACCGACTATGAACAGTTGGCCGCCAGATTCAGACCCATCTTCACCCGGATCGCGGAAGGCGCGCTCGAACGCGAGCGCACGCGTGCGCTGCCCTACGAGCAGATTGCCTGGTTGAAAGAAGCCGGGTTCGGCGCCGTCAGAGTGCCGCGTGAATACGGCGGCGCCGGCGCATCACTTCCGCAACTCGTGCAGTTGCTTATCGAACTGGCCGAGGCCGACTCGAGTTTGCCGCAAGCGCTGCGCGGCCACTTCGCCTTCGTCGAAGACAGGATCAATGCGGCACCCGGCGCCGCACGGGAAAAATGGTTGCAACGCTTCGTGGCAGGCGAAATCGTCGGCAACGCGTGGACCGAAGTCGGCGCGGTGAAGATCGGCGACGTGATCACGCGTGTCTCGCGCAACGACAACCAGTGGGTCGTCAACGGAACAAAGTATTACAGCACGGGCAGTATCTTCGCCGACTGGATCGACGTGTACGCACAGCGCGACGACAACGGCGCCGACGTCATCGCAGCAGTGAGCACGCACCAGCCAGGCGTCAAACAAAGCGACGACTGGGATGGCTTCGGTCAACGCACCACCGGAAGCGGGACGTCTGTATTCGAGAATGCCGTAGTCGAAGAAGAGGACATCATCGACTTCTCCACGCGTTTCAAATACCAGACGGCGTTCTATCAACTCGTGCTGATCGCCGTGATTGCCGGTACGGGACGCGCTGCCTTGCGCGACATCTCGCACGAAGTACGCAAACGCACCCGGGTGTACAGCCACGGCAACGCGCCGCGCGTCAGCGAAGACGCCCAGGTGCAGCAGGTGGTGGGACAAATAGCGGCGCGCGTGTATGCGGCGGAAGCGGCCGCTGTGCGCGCCGCGGAGCCGTCGCAAAGAGCGTACGAAACGCGCTTCGGCGCGGACCGCGATGCTGAACACGCGGCGAACGTGGCCGCCGAAATCGAATCGGCCAAAGCGCAAGTCGCCGTGGCCGGTTTGATTTTGCAGGCGACCACCGACCTGTTCAACGCACTCGGTGCTTCGGGCACCAGCGAAAACAAACTATTGGACCGTCACTGGCGAAACGCTCGCACCGCGGCATCACACAATCCGCTGATCTATAAGGAACGGATCGTGGGGGACTGGGAAATCAACGGCAAAGAGCCGCCCTTTGTCTGGCAGATCGGCAACAGCAGAACTGCAGCGTAG
- a CDS encoding transposase produces the protein MPESPLSDEDWQRIAHLFHHDTTPRVGRPRRDPREIVNAILWIVRNNEKWQRLPANFPPSQTCYIKWLEWRRAGMMSKVFAELGMSEQMEC, from the coding sequence ATGCCCGAATCCCCGCTGTCCGATGAAGATTGGCAACGCATTGCCCACCTGTTCCACCACGACACCACACCGAGAGTCGGCCGACCACGGCGAGATCCGCGCGAGATCGTGAACGCCATCCTGTGGATCGTTCGCAATAACGAAAAGTGGCAACGTCTCCCCGCCAACTTTCCGCCATCGCAAACCTGCTACATCAAATGGCTGGAGTGGCGACGCGCCGGGATGATGTCGAAGGTCTTCGCCGAACTTGGCATGAGCGAGCAGATGGAGTGTTGA
- a CDS encoding acyl-CoA dehydrogenase family protein, with translation MNSTYVLPDAPASLLPSAQTASVNETPLQIAQRLATAFALTAAERDTRGGTPKAERDALRLSGLLAMSIPEVHGGLGANWRQTLDVVRTLGRADSSLGHVFGFHHLMLATVRLFGSAPQWRAWFEQTARRQWFWGNALNPLDERAVSHSHADWREFSGQKSFCSGALDSEMLIASARDADTGALLIAAVPTGRTGISVAEDWNNIGQRQTDSGTVTLEKVRVENHEILTDPGPLSTPFACLRPLLAQLILTNVYLSIGESAFNDARHYTLHEARPWHTSGVQTTAADPYILGQYGKFWAGLEAARLLTDRAADRFDAAWTRADALTDAERGDVALAVATAKVAATEIGFSICTRMFDVAGARATHGALRLDRHWRNLRTHTLHDPLAYKLREIGEWALTQRYPTPSFYS, from the coding sequence ATGAATTCGACCTACGTACTGCCGGACGCGCCGGCTTCCCTGCTACCGAGCGCGCAGACAGCATCGGTCAACGAAACGCCCCTGCAGATCGCGCAGCGGCTCGCGACCGCATTCGCGCTAACCGCCGCCGAACGCGACACGCGAGGTGGAACGCCGAAAGCGGAGCGGGACGCGTTGCGCCTCAGCGGTCTTCTCGCGATGAGCATTCCCGAGGTGCATGGTGGCCTTGGAGCCAACTGGCGGCAGACGCTGGACGTGGTCCGCACGCTCGGCCGCGCCGACAGTTCGCTTGGACACGTATTCGGCTTCCACCATCTGATGCTGGCGACGGTGCGTCTGTTCGGCTCGGCGCCGCAGTGGCGCGCCTGGTTCGAGCAGACTGCCCGCCGCCAATGGTTCTGGGGCAATGCGTTAAACCCGCTGGATGAACGGGCCGTGAGTCACTCGCACGCGGATTGGCGGGAATTCAGCGGGCAGAAGAGCTTCTGTTCCGGCGCGCTCGATTCCGAAATGCTGATCGCTTCCGCGCGAGACGCCGATACCGGAGCGTTGCTGATCGCGGCAGTCCCGACCGGGCGCACGGGCATCTCCGTCGCGGAGGATTGGAACAACATCGGCCAGCGCCAAACGGACAGCGGCACGGTGACGCTGGAAAAGGTGCGGGTGGAGAACCACGAGATTCTGACCGACCCGGGGCCGCTGTCGACGCCTTTTGCGTGCCTGCGCCCCTTGCTTGCTCAGCTGATCCTGACGAATGTGTACCTCAGCATAGGCGAAAGCGCGTTTAACGACGCCCGTCACTACACGCTTCATGAGGCGCGTCCGTGGCATACGTCCGGCGTGCAAACCACCGCGGCGGACCCTTATATCCTCGGTCAGTACGGCAAGTTCTGGGCGGGCCTCGAGGCGGCGCGGCTGTTGACCGACCGCGCGGCCGATCGTTTCGATGCGGCCTGGACTCGAGCAGATGCACTGACTGACGCCGAACGTGGCGACGTGGCGTTGGCGGTTGCAACGGCCAAAGTTGCCGCCACCGAAATCGGGTTCAGCATCTGCACCCGTATGTTCGACGTGGCCGGCGCGCGTGCGACGCATGGCGCGCTGAGGCTGGACCGTCACTGGCGGAATTTGCGCACTCATACGCTTCACGATCCGCTCGCCTATAAGCTTCGAGAAATCGGCGAATGGGCGCTGACGCAACGATATCCGACGCCGAGCTTCTACTCATGA